In Scomber japonicus isolate fScoJap1 chromosome 21, fScoJap1.pri, whole genome shotgun sequence, one DNA window encodes the following:
- the ube2wb gene encoding probable ubiquitin-conjugating enzyme E2 W-B, with protein MASMQKRLQKELLALQNDPPPGMTLNEKSVQNTITQWIVDMEGAPGTLYEGEKFQLLFKFSSRYPFDSPQVMFTGENIPVHPHVYSNGHICLSILTEDWSPALSVQSVCLSIISMLSSCKEKRRPPDNSFYVRTCNKNPKKTKWWYHDDTC; from the exons ATGGCGTCGATGCAG AAAAGGCTACAAAAGGAATTATTAGCCCTGCAAAATGATCCACCCCCAGGAATGACGCTCAATGAAAAAAGTGTACAGAACACCATAACACA GTGGATTGTAGACATGGAAGGAGCACCCGGCACACTGTATGAAGGAGAGAAATTTCAGCTGCTTTTCAAATTTAGTAGTCGATATCCTTTCGATTCACCTCAG GTAATGTTCACAGGAGAGAATATACCTGTCCACCCTCATGTGTATAGCAACGGTcacatctgtctatctattctAACGGAAGATTGGTCGCCAGCCCTCTCAGTGCAATCAGTTTGTCTTAGCATTATCAGCATGTTGTCCAGCTGCAAAGAAAAG AGACGACCGCCTGATAACTCCTTTTATGTAAGAACGTGTAACAAAAATCCAAAGAAGACAAAATGGTGGTATCACG ATGATACATGCTAA
- the eloca gene encoding elongin C paralog a has product MDGEERTYGGCEGPDAMYVKLISSDGHEFIVKREHALTSGTIKAMLSGPGQFAENETNEVNFREIPSHVLSKVCMYFTYKVRYTNSSTEIPEFPIAPEIALELLMAANFLDC; this is encoded by the exons ATGG ATGGTGAAGAGAGAACCTATGGTGGCTGTGAAGGGCCAGATGCCATGTATGTGAAATTGATTTCATCAGATGGCCATGAATTCATTGTGAAAAGAGAACATGCCTTGACGTCTGGGACTATCAAAGCCATGCTGAGTGGGCCAG GACAGTTTGCAGAGAATGAAACCAATGAAGTGAACTTTAGGGAGATTCCATCTCACGTCCTGTCCAAGGTCTGCATGTACTTCACCTACAAGGTCCGTTACACCAACAGTTCCACAGAAATACCTGAATTTCCCATAGCCCCGGAGATCGCACTGGAACTGCTCATGGCTGCAAACTTTTTGGATTGCTAA